Below is a window of Ignavibacteriales bacterium DNA.
CCACAGCGGGTTGACAAACAATTCCAATTACGATGAGATCGGTGCAAAAGATTTAGTCTTTGCTTTCCCTTCAGTAACACAATTCGGATGGACAAAATATTATGTGGATGTAACGGTACCGAGTGATCCAAAAGTAAAATCGCTATCGGTAAGAATTCATCCGTACTCAAGATTTACCGGAACAATATACTTTGATGATTTGGAAATTGAAGTGATTAATACGGTCACGGATGTAAAGAACAATCAAGTCATTCCGATGACATATTCTTTATATCAGAATTATCCTAATCCATTCAACCCGAGTACAGTCATCAGTTATACATTACCAGAAATTGCAAGAATTACACTGAAGATTTATGATGTTCTGGGCAGAGAAGTAAAAACGCTGATCAATGGAGAACAACCTGCCGGAGTCTATAAATTAAGTTGGAACGGTAATAATAATTTAGGTTCCAAAGTTGCAAGCGGTATTTATATTTATAGAATAGAAGCAGGCAGCGGTAAATTCATTCAGACTAAAAAAATGATCTTACTCAAGTAACAAATCCTTCGGAGCCGGAATGAGCTTTTATTCCGGCTCTATTTTTTACTAATTAAATTTATCGTATCGGTTCTTTTAAAGAACAAAAGTTAAAAATGGATGGGTGAATTTAATGTTCATTAAAAATTTATATAAGTATATATTATTTCTTCTTCCTGTTTTCTTTTTATTGAATCAAAATGCTTTATATGCAGGCACAACCGGAAAAATTGCAGGGAAGGTTTTTGATAAGAAAACGGGTGAAGCGTTGATAGGCGTTACGATTCTTCTTGTAGATACAAAGATGGGCGCCGCCTCGGATATTGACGGAAATTATTTCATAATAAACATTCCTCCGGGAGTTTATGAGCTTAAAGTAAGTCTTATAGGTTACGCTCCTGTAGTGATTAAAAATGTCCGGGTTTCGATTGATCAAACAACAAGAATTGATTTTGAAATGTTGGAACAAGCTGTTCAAGGTACAGAAATCATTGTAACAGCGGAAAAACCTATTGTAAGAAAAGATTTAACCTCCACTGAAGTGAAAGTAAGCGGCGATAAAATTGCATTGCTGCCTTTGGAAGACGTTCAATCCGTTGTAAACCTTCAAGCAGGAGTTGTGGACGGACATTTTAGAGGCGGTCGAAGCAACGAAGTAAAATATTTGATTGACGGAGTTTCTGTGAACGACGCATTTTCCGGCAGTTCGGCTTTGGAAGCAGAGGTTAATAGCATTCAGGAAGTTGAAGTTTTGACTGGAACTTTCAACGCAGAATACGGCGAAGCACTTTCAGGTGTTGTTAATCAAGTTACAAAAATTGCCGGAGATAAAATTACCGGCGAGTTCTCGGCATATTCCGGAGATTATTTCAGTCCGAGGAAAGATTTGTTCCCAAACATCAACCTCCTCGATCCATCTAAAATTTATAACCTCCAGGGAAATGTGAGCGGACCAATTCCGGGAACGAGTAATCTTTTAAAATTTTTTCTGTCCGGCCGGTATTTATATGACGACGGTTACATTTACGGTAGACGCATGTTCAATCCATCTGATTCATCAAATTTCTCCGCGAACGATCCGAAAAATTGGTATGTAGGTGCTACCGGGGATAATAAATATGTTTCAATGAATTATAATAAAAGACTTACACTGCAGGGCAAACTGTCATTAAACGTCGGCGGTGGAAAAGGAATTGTCTTTAACGGATTATACCAGGATAATCAATACAGAACTTACGACAATCTGTTCCGGTTAAATCCCGACGGGGACTACACATATTACCAAAAAAGCTATTTGGGAAGTCTAAATTATACACTTGTTCTCAGCAATTCTGCTTTTATAGATTTTTTGGGTTCTATGTTTGTAAGCAAGTATCAGCAATATGTTTTTGAGGATCCGTTTGATCCACGTTATGTTAAACCGGAAAGGATGCGCGATGTGAGCGGCAATGCATTCTTAACAGGCGGAACGGAGAATTGGCATTTCAACAGGACAACAACAACCTGGAGCGCAAAGACAGACTTGACCTGGCAGATCAATAATATACATCAATTTAAAACCGGTCTTGAATTAAAGCTTCACAATCTTGACTATCTCGATTATCAAATTGTAATTGACGCCTCGAATCAATACAAACCGACATTGCCAGCTCTTGGGTCATTCAATTATAATACATACAATACTAAGCCGTACCAGTTTGCATATTATGTGCAGGATAAAATTGAATTGGATTATTTGGTTGTGAATATTGGCTTTCGTCTGGACTATTTTGAACCCGACGGAAAATATTTAAAGAACCCGGATAACATTGCTGCACTGGACGGATTATTACCACCGTTCCCGGATTCATTAATGACAACAGCAAAAGCTAAATATCAATTTAGCCCGCGCATCGGAATTTCCTATCCGATCACGGATAAAGGCGCAATACATATTTCATACGGTCATTTTTTTCAGATACCGCCTTTCGAATACTTATATCAAAATCCGAATTTCCGAATACCATTAACAGGAGATTTTCCAAACAACATAGGCAATACCATAGGCAATGCTGATCTTGCGGCTCAGCAAACAATTATGTACGAGATCGGGTTGCAGCAGGAACTCACACCCGAGATTGGAGTTACCTTAACAGCGTATTATAAAGATATCAGAAATCTCCTCGGAACAGAAATTCATATTAAAAACGATTTTAGAAAATTCAGCAAGTTGATTAACAGAGATTACGGTGCGGTAAAAGGATTTACCGTTTCGCTCGAAAAAAAATTCAGCGAAGGATTCGGAGCTAGTCTCGATTACACTTTCCAGATCGCGAAAGGAGACGCATCCGATCCGAACGACGCATTTGATAAAGCGCAGGCTAATCCCCCGATCGAATCGAACAAACAATTGGTTCCGTTAAACTGGGATAGACGGCATTCTTTGAATTTTACTATTACGGCAGGCGTACCCAGAGATTTTATTGCGAGCGCAATCGGCAGACTCGGTTCCGGATTACCTTATACTCCGTCATTGATAAATCAAAGAACAGGTTTGGAGAACAGCGATAGTAAACCGGCTTATTTCAATGTCGATCTTTATCTAACTAAATATTTAGAATTATTCGGGCAACAATTTTCAGTATTCTTGAAAGTTTATAACTTGTTCGACACAGCAAACGAAATCAATGTGTTCGGTGATACCGGACGGGCAGGTTATACTCTTGAACTTACCCGTGCACAGGAGGCTCCGCGCGGAGTTAATACTTTGCAAGAATTTTTTACCCGTCCCGATTTCTATTCGTCGCCAAGACAGATATCGCTGGGCGCGTCAGCTAATTTTTAGTACTGTTAAAACGGAGGTTTAAGTTGTTCAAGCGAATAACTTTTTTATCATTCATTCTTGTTCACATGATTATTCTTTTCAACAATGATTATGCCCAAAGAATAGTTGATAAAAATAAAGGCGACCATAATCAAACCAGAAAAGGATTTATGGACGGCAACCTTGCGGCAACGGTGTATTATAATTTTGGAGAGATAGCCGACTGGAAAAACGAAGCTAGCCGGAGCGGTGTTTGGCCGAAGGGTACAAATCATACTTACGTTGACGGAGTTGCAATCATAGTTCAAGCGGAAGCAAAAGATCCTGTCGGAAATGTAATTTATCCTCTCGAATCAAATTATTATGAGTTCACACGATACGATCCCTCGACCGGAATCACTTACGGTTGGTGGTCATTGCCCGGTTATGCTGCGCCGTATTCTTCATCGCCGGCAAGAAGCGACGACAACACAACCTGGCCGTTTACCTGGCCGGATAGAACTTCCGATTGGAGCGGTTACTGGAACGGATTCTTCGGTAAAGGTGTAATGAATGCCGATGTGGAAACATACTTTGTTTTTGACGATAACGAGGATAGGGAATACATTCTGAAAAATAATTTTAGACCAGATGCCGATGATCATTTGCGCGGCGGTTTGGGCATGCAGGTAAAAGCGAGAGGTTTCCAATGGTCTCAAGTTCTTGCTCAGGACGCAATATTCTGGTATTATGAAATTACAAACATGACTACGACCGATTACGATAAAACTCTTTTCGCTCAGTATGTCGATTGGGGAATCGGAGGTCATGATAATTCATCCAACAATGCCGGAGATTACAACGAAGTTCTGGCTATGTCTTACGCATGGTCTACCGTTGCATTTGGAAATCCGGGCAATTGGACTCCTGTCGGATTAGCCGGTTACGCATTCCTTGAAAGTCCGGGAGTTTCCAATGACGGAATCGATAATGATTATGATGGTCTAACCGATGAACGGAGAGATAACGACGCTAGGATTTTTATCAAAGATGTAAATCAAGATCCGTTCATTAAAAATCCGGATCGCGATACTGTGAGGTTTCATCAATTTTACGGTTATTCATGGAGACCTCACTGGGACGCCGATGAAAATGCTAATTGGCGTTCTTACACCGACTTGAACGGTAACGGTAAATGGGATTCAGGTGAACCTTTGAATGACGATGTTGGTACCGATGGAATTGGGCCCCTGGATGCCGGATATACCGGACCTGATCCAGACGGATCCGAAGGCGACGGTAAACCGGAACAAGGTGAACCTAATTTCGGAATTTTAGATAAGGACGAATCGGATCAATTAGGATTAACAGGTTTCGCTATTTATCCTGTTCACAAATATGAACTGAACAAAGACGAAGAAAACTGGAAAGTGCTTTCGGGTTTACCGGCGCCGCACGGACAATCGTTAGCGGGTGTTAATCTGGCAAATTATTTCTCATGTTATCTTTTCCACTTAGAAGGTAAAAACAAATATTCGCAAAGTACCGGAACGCTTGAAGAAACGGGAGAGACCGAACGTTTTTCCATGGCAATGATTTACGGCATTGATCAAGGCGATCTGTTCCGGAGGAAAAAAACTGTACAATCAATTTATAATGCAAATTACAGATTCGCCAAACCTCCGGAAAAACCAATTGTAAAAGTTATTCCCGGCGATCACAAAGTAACACTTTTCTGGGATGATAGAGCCGAACAAACATTCGATGCATTTTATCAAAGATATAATTTTGAAGGATACAGGATTTATAGATCTACCGAAGCGAATTTTTTGGAAGACCAGGTTATTACTGATGCTTATGGTAAAGCGACATTCCGAAAACCGATCGCGCAATTCGACAAAATCGATGGTATAAAAGGTCTCCACCCGATAGATGTTAACGGAGCTTTATTCTATCTTGGCAACGATACCGGGCTGCAGCATTCATATATAGATACAACAGTAGTCAACGGTCAAACTTATTATTACGCCGTTGTAGCTTACGACCAGGGCTTTACTACTCGTACCGTAGCAGGCGCTTTTGAAGGTATTCCCCCTTCCGAAACAACAAGCATTATTAAAGTTGATATTAATGGAAAAATCAAAACTGATGTTAATACCGCGGTAGCAATTCCCCATGCACCGGCAGCAGGATATATCGCGCCGGAAATAAAAAATTTTACTGCAAGCGGACCCGGAACAGGTACGGTTTCAATTCAAGTTTTGGATCCTGACTCAATTAGAATATCGCATACGTATCGAATCGAATTTAAAGACAAAACTGTTTTTCATACAAACCCGCATCCGTCTTTTAGTCTAATTGATTACACGGCAAATGATACTTTGTTTAAATATACTCCTATCCTTGGAGCATCAGTACAGACTTCCGTCAGACACGGATTTTCAGTTGGGATCAATAACGATACTTCCGTTGTTGTTGATCAGGATAAATCGCGTTGGATAGTTGGTAACAGCAATTATATCGTTAAGATCGGATTTGATTCGCGTTATGCCGCTGCTTATAATGCAAAGCGCGTAAACTACCCCGGTGATTTTGATTTTTATCTTGTAAATCCTTCTGAAGGCGATCAAGGATTTCCCGCGACTTCATTCAGTAGTCCTAATCCTTCCAACATCAGAATAAAAAATCTGACGGACGGTATCGACCGCGCGCAATTTATTTTCCGCGATGATAATAAAGACGGAATATTCAACGATAACGATGCGGTGTTTCTTGCCTTCGGAGATTCCGTAGGAAAGAAAGCTACTGATTTCTCAAATCTTCATGTAGGTTGGTCAATTACTCTGGTAAAAGATACAACGATAACACCGGATAAACAGAGACCGCCACAAATAGGTGATATATTCCGTGTTATAACAAAAAAACCTTTTAGAACAGGAGAATATTTCCAGTTCCAATCGCAGGCGCAAGCATTCGATAATTCTAAAGCAGCGAAAGATCTGGACAACATCGCTGTTGTACCTAATCCTTATGTGGGCGCCGCATCCTGGGAACCGGCAACAACTCAAGTAGGCCGCGGCGATAGGTTGATATATTTCATACATCTTCCCGCACAATGTACAATAAGAATTTATACAATCAGCGGTAAACTTGTGAAAACTTTGGAACATAATAGCACTATAGCTAACGGCCAAGAGCCATGGAATTTAATTTCTCAGGACGGAATGGATATTGCGTTCGGCATTTATGTCTTTCATGTTACCGCGCCCGAAATAGGAGAGAAAATTGGAAAGTTTGCAATCATCAAATAAAAAATATAAAAATTACGGCGAGGGAAAATATGCATAGTAAACAACTCGCGAAATACAGTTTGTTATTTCTCGTTATACTATTTTATTCCGGTACTGTTATTGCTCAAAGAGTATCGAAGACCGGAACAACTGCTGCAAGTTTTTTGGAAATTGGCGTTGGAGCAAATGCAGTAGCTATGGGCGGAGCGTTTGTGAGCATTGCCAATAATGCATCGGCACTATACTGGAACGCTAGCGGCATAGCAAACATATCGCAGAACGAAGTTTTGGTAATGCATACAAATTGGATTGCACAAACATCATTCGATTATGCCGCTTTAGTTTTACCACTGGGAACTTTCGGTAACCTCGGATTTAGTTTTACTTCTTTAAGTATGGAAGATATGAAAGTTCGAACTGTTGATCAGCCCGAGGGAACAGGTGAATATTTCAGCGCAGGAGACTTAGCGGTTGGTATATCTTATGCTAGAAATTTAACCGACAGATTTTCAATCGGGTTCTCGGCAAAATTCATTCAGCAAAAGATTTGGCATATGAGCTCAACTGGTTTTGCTTTCGATGCTAGCACTTTATTCCATACTGATTTATTCGGCGGAATGGTAATCGGTGCTTCTATTTCAAATTTCGGAACACCGATGCAGCTGGTGGGCAGAGACAACCGGCAGTATATCAGTGTCGATAATACACAGCTCGGTTCAAATGATAGAATTCCCAGTGGTATCGAAATGGATTCCTGGGATCTGCCTTTAATTTTCCAAATTGGCATATCAACAAAAGCCATTAATACACAGGATTATAAGCTGACGGTTGCTTTTGATGCGATTCATCCCAACAACGATTTTGAAAGTATGAACGTAGGTACAGAATTTTCCTTTAAAGATTTCTTATTCATAAGAGGCGGTTATCAATCATTGTTCCTTAAAGATTCCGAAGGCGGTTTAACTCTCGGAATTGGGGTTAATACAAAGATGCTATTTTCAAATACAAATATTAGTTTTGATTATGCATATAGAGATTTCGGAAGACTCGAAGGTTTGCATACTTTTTCGATCGATCTTAAATTTTAGTAAAACTTATCCGGGTATAATGAATAAAAATTCGTGTGTGAAATTCATATTGATTCTTATTTTGAGCACATCAATCATTGCTTCTTACCCTACTCAAGAGCAGTATAAATCTAAACGTCTCTCATCACCCGTCGATGAAAGAGTTGTAGCTTCCATAGGAAAGCTAAAAATCACTGCCGATGAATTTAAAAGAGGTTACGATTACGGTCCGGCATTTTATAAGAGAGAAAAAAAATCAAAAGAAGTATACTTGAAATTTTTAATCAACGAGAAATTACTGGCACTTGACGGATATAAACGCAGAGTAGACACGGTCAAACAGGTTGCCGATATGTTCCGCGCCTTTCATGACGATTTGATTACCGGTGAATTATTCAATGATGAAATATTTAACAAAATCAAAGTCACGGATGCGGAAATCGATTCCGTGATTACGCAAAAACAATTGGAGCTTGATATTAAATGGTTATATACACTAAATAAAGATGAAGCGTTCAACTATATGACTTTGTTGAATAAAGGTTGGGTCTTCGATTCTTTATTTAAGAAACAGTCTACGGATAGCACGTTGATAAATGACCGACAACTGAAAACCGATTTGTATCATATTAAAATAAAAAATCCGGTGATGGCCAAAATTATTGATACCTTGAAAGTTGGAAAGGTTTCTCTTCCAATTCACGCGCAGGATGGATGGTATTTGGTAAAACTCGAAAATTTATCTCGAAATTTAATCTCGACCGAATCGGAAGGAACCAAGCTTCGGAGCGAATCTATTGAAGCAGTTAAGATGAATAAAATGGACCGTTTCTCAGAACAGTATACCGTTAAATTAATGAGCGGTGAAAAACCGGTTATCAGAAAAGATGAGTTCAACATTTTAAGATCTTACATTGGAAATTATATTTTGCCAAAGGAAAAGTATGAAGAATGGCAATTAGCCGAAAAATTGGACTCGACTTTATCCGTTCTTAAAATTAAAGATAAAGAAAAGATACCCAGCCTCAAGCTTGTGGAAATGAAGAACGGTTCAGTAACGCTTACCGATATATTAAACTGGTACTGGACGCGCGATCAGTATCTCAAATTTAATGAGAAAAATCTTATGACCTA
It encodes the following:
- a CDS encoding TonB-dependent receptor, encoding MFIKNLYKYILFLLPVFFLLNQNALYAGTTGKIAGKVFDKKTGEALIGVTILLVDTKMGAASDIDGNYFIINIPPGVYELKVSLIGYAPVVIKNVRVSIDQTTRIDFEMLEQAVQGTEIIVTAEKPIVRKDLTSTEVKVSGDKIALLPLEDVQSVVNLQAGVVDGHFRGGRSNEVKYLIDGVSVNDAFSGSSALEAEVNSIQEVEVLTGTFNAEYGEALSGVVNQVTKIAGDKITGEFSAYSGDYFSPRKDLFPNINLLDPSKIYNLQGNVSGPIPGTSNLLKFFLSGRYLYDDGYIYGRRMFNPSDSSNFSANDPKNWYVGATGDNKYVSMNYNKRLTLQGKLSLNVGGGKGIVFNGLYQDNQYRTYDNLFRLNPDGDYTYYQKSYLGSLNYTLVLSNSAFIDFLGSMFVSKYQQYVFEDPFDPRYVKPERMRDVSGNAFLTGGTENWHFNRTTTTWSAKTDLTWQINNIHQFKTGLELKLHNLDYLDYQIVIDASNQYKPTLPALGSFNYNTYNTKPYQFAYYVQDKIELDYLVVNIGFRLDYFEPDGKYLKNPDNIAALDGLLPPFPDSLMTTAKAKYQFSPRIGISYPITDKGAIHISYGHFFQIPPFEYLYQNPNFRIPLTGDFPNNIGNTIGNADLAAQQTIMYEIGLQQELTPEIGVTLTAYYKDIRNLLGTEIHIKNDFRKFSKLINRDYGAVKGFTVSLEKKFSEGFGASLDYTFQIAKGDASDPNDAFDKAQANPPIESNKQLVPLNWDRRHSLNFTITAGVPRDFIASAIGRLGSGLPYTPSLINQRTGLENSDSKPAYFNVDLYLTKYLELFGQQFSVFLKVYNLFDTANEINVFGDTGRAGYTLELTRAQEAPRGVNTLQEFFTRPDFYSSPRQISLGASANF
- a CDS encoding T9SS type A sorting domain-containing protein, whose protein sequence is HSGLTNNSNYDEIGAKDLVFAFPSVTQFGWTKYYVDVTVPSDPKVKSLSVRIHPYSRFTGTIYFDDLEIEVINTVTDVKNNQVIPMTYSLYQNYPNPFNPSTVISYTLPEIARITLKIYDVLGREVKTLINGEQPAGVYKLSWNGNNNLGSKVASGIYIYRIEAGSGKFIQTKKMILLK
- a CDS encoding PorV/PorQ family protein translates to MHSKQLAKYSLLFLVILFYSGTVIAQRVSKTGTTAASFLEIGVGANAVAMGGAFVSIANNASALYWNASGIANISQNEVLVMHTNWIAQTSFDYAALVLPLGTFGNLGFSFTSLSMEDMKVRTVDQPEGTGEYFSAGDLAVGISYARNLTDRFSIGFSAKFIQQKIWHMSSTGFAFDASTLFHTDLFGGMVIGASISNFGTPMQLVGRDNRQYISVDNTQLGSNDRIPSGIEMDSWDLPLIFQIGISTKAINTQDYKLTVAFDAIHPNNDFESMNVGTEFSFKDFLFIRGGYQSLFLKDSEGGLTLGIGVNTKMLFSNTNISFDYAYRDFGRLEGLHTFSIDLKF
- a CDS encoding peptidylprolyl isomerase, whose translation is MSTSIIASYPTQEQYKSKRLSSPVDERVVASIGKLKITADEFKRGYDYGPAFYKREKKSKEVYLKFLINEKLLALDGYKRRVDTVKQVADMFRAFHDDLITGELFNDEIFNKIKVTDAEIDSVITQKQLELDIKWLYTLNKDEAFNYMTLLNKGWVFDSLFKKQSTDSTLINDRQLKTDLYHIKIKNPVMAKIIDTLKVGKVSLPIHAQDGWYLVKLENLSRNLISTESEGTKLRSESIEAVKMNKMDRFSEQYTVKLMSGEKPVIRKDEFNILRSYIGNYILPKEKYEEWQLAEKLDSTLSVLKIKDKEKIPSLKLVEMKNGSVTLTDILNWYWTRDQYLKFNEKNLMTYSISLEQMIWRMVRDKLLVAEANKRNLSERQSVRNEERLWKDKIVYSYVRNELTNAVMLENKELPELNEGSKPKNNAEKLSAELSKKILRKVNQLKQKEAVKIYSNVLNSINVTDENNPKVIELYTVKKGGLIPRTPYPTIDNDWKSWE